In Magnetospirillum sp., the following proteins share a genomic window:
- the cysE gene encoding serine O-acetyltransferase codes for MVFKAIRSDLDAVLARDPAARSRLEVILSYPGFHAVLLHRLAHRAWSADFKLLGRLISGLARFLTGIEIHPAAKIGPRFFVDHGMGVVIGETAEIGADVTLYQGVTLGGTSLDHGKRHPTLEDGVIVGAGAKILGPFTVAKGARVGSNAVVLEAVPAGATVVGIPARMVGRPKNDDFCAYGATGEIADPVARALDRMEGEMGALRARIAELEGRVAAQRDELDARDLEAARFESSPAKFDR; via the coding sequence ATGGTTTTCAAGGCTATTCGCTCCGACTTGGACGCCGTTCTGGCGCGCGACCCCGCTGCGCGCTCGCGTCTGGAAGTGATTTTGAGCTATCCGGGCTTCCACGCGGTGCTGCTGCACAGGCTCGCCCATCGCGCTTGGTCGGCCGATTTCAAGCTGCTCGGGCGGCTGATTTCGGGCCTTGCGCGGTTTTTGACCGGCATCGAGATCCACCCGGCCGCCAAGATCGGGCCGCGCTTTTTCGTCGACCACGGCATGGGTGTGGTAATCGGCGAGACGGCCGAGATCGGCGCCGACGTGACCCTCTATCAGGGTGTGACGCTCGGCGGCACGTCGCTCGACCATGGCAAGCGCCATCCCACGCTCGAAGACGGCGTGATTGTGGGGGCCGGTGCCAAGATCCTGGGGCCGTTCACGGTCGCCAAGGGTGCCCGCGTGGGCTCCAACGCCGTGGTGCTCGAGGCGGTTCCGGCCGGGGCCACGGTCGTGGGTATTCCGGCGCGCATGGTCGGCCGGCCGAAGAACGACGATTTTTGCGCCTATGGGGCGACCGGCGAGATCGCCGATCCGGTGGCGCGTGCGCTCGACCGCATGGAAGGCGAGATGGGTGCTTTGCGCGCGCGCATCGCCGAGCTCGAAGGCCGCGTGGCGGCCCAGCGCGACGAGCTCGATGCGCGGGATCTCGAAGCCGCCCGCTTTGAATCTTCACCGGCCAAGTTCGATCGATAG
- a CDS encoding cysteine desulfurase family protein, producing the protein MTVPVYLDWNATTPLVLEAQAAMLDAFAEVGNPSSVHAAGRAARRRVETARAQLGEAINAGPARIVFTGSGTEANAAALHGFPPEACLVSAIEHDCVFAPLNGAAAIPVDRDGVVDLAALETLIATTRPRLVAVMLANNETGVVQPIAEVARLCRAAGVRLHCDAVQGLGKIAVDFAALGVDTLALSAHKLGGPQGVGALVVRDGVAINPLLRGGGQELGLRAGTHNVAGIAGFGAAAAAATPLAADLRDRLEANLRAVWPHVQIHGAGAPRLPNTSSIGLAGVAAETQVMALDLAGFAVSAGAACSSGKVKTSRVLAAMGAGAAAGDAIRVSLGPTTTPDHIDAFAAAWVALAKRLGSKQPLQAA; encoded by the coding sequence ATGACCGTGCCCGTCTATCTCGATTGGAATGCGACCACGCCACTGGTGCTGGAAGCGCAGGCAGCGATGCTCGATGCGTTTGCCGAGGTCGGCAATCCGTCGTCGGTGCATGCGGCGGGGCGTGCCGCGCGTCGGCGCGTGGAGACTGCGCGCGCCCAGCTCGGCGAAGCGATCAATGCCGGGCCCGCGCGCATCGTGTTCACGGGCAGCGGCACGGAAGCCAATGCCGCCGCCTTGCACGGTTTCCCGCCTGAGGCGTGCCTTGTGTCGGCGATCGAGCATGATTGCGTGTTCGCCCCCCTCAACGGTGCCGCAGCAATCCCAGTCGACCGCGACGGCGTGGTCGATCTTGCCGCTCTCGAAACATTGATCGCGACCACGCGTCCGCGCCTCGTGGCGGTGATGCTGGCCAACAACGAAACCGGTGTGGTGCAGCCGATCGCCGAAGTGGCCCGGCTGTGCCGGGCGGCGGGCGTGCGGCTGCATTGCGATGCGGTGCAGGGCCTTGGCAAGATCGCAGTCGATTTTGCCGCCCTCGGCGTGGATACGCTGGCGCTGTCGGCGCATAAATTGGGCGGCCCGCAGGGTGTGGGCGCCCTCGTGGTGCGCGACGGTGTGGCGATCAACCCATTGCTGCGCGGCGGCGGCCAAGAGCTTGGCCTGCGCGCGGGCACGCACAACGTGGCCGGCATTGCGGGCTTTGGGGCGGCAGCGGCCGCCGCAACGCCGCTCGCCGCCGATCTGCGCGACCGTTTGGAAGCGAATTTGCGCGCAGTTTGGCCGCACGTGCAAATTCATGGCGCTGGCGCACCGCGTCTGCCGAATACGAGTTCGATCGGCCTTGCCGGGGTGGCCGCCGAGACCCAAGTTATGGCTCTTGACCTTGCGGGCTTTGCCGTGTCGGCGGGGGCTGCGTGCTCGTCGGGCAAGGTCAAGACGAGCCGCGTGCTCGCCGCCATGGGGGCCGGCGCCGCCGCCGGCGACGCCATCCGCGTGTCGCTGGGGCCGACCACGACGCCCGACCATATCGATGCTTTCGCCGCAGCCTGGGTCGCACTTGCAAAGCGCCTCGGCAGCAAGCAACCGCTACAAGCCGCCTGA
- a CDS encoding alginate lyase family protein encodes MKLFSRRTLLTASATMLAVPSLAVPVGLALVPTRFANPYEVAALRARKGKPGPANAQCPAMSPPARDLVVPDFYADPPIYSRIDRDRLEARNALVRPIEAISRNLTSSADRWAQSVPADARHASCAVAILDAMAQADSTLGQVNIQGGFERKWMFCALALAHLKIVSAEEYSEAAQDRVRTWFARYLPHLRETYDKPPGRGPAPSMQLNNHATWAGICAMALALAVGDEATWHWGISRIRLTLDQVDAQGFLPLEVLRGAKALHYHSFTLGPLALAAFLARPNGVDLAGAADGPFHRLAKRTHDAYVDPSAFEARTGKTQEPFSRFYDMAWVEIYAGEFARPEFAAALGDRRPQFQSWLGGDLTLWHAKDR; translated from the coding sequence ATGAAACTTTTTTCCCGCCGTACCTTGTTGACCGCGTCCGCCACGATGCTTGCGGTCCCGTCGCTTGCCGTACCCGTTGGTCTTGCCCTAGTGCCGACCCGTTTTGCCAATCCTTACGAGGTCGCAGCGCTACGCGCGCGCAAGGGCAAACCGGGACCCGCCAACGCGCAATGCCCAGCGATGTCGCCGCCGGCGCGCGATCTCGTGGTGCCCGATTTCTATGCCGATCCGCCGATCTACAGCCGGATCGACCGCGACCGGCTGGAAGCGCGCAACGCGCTGGTGCGGCCGATCGAGGCGATCAGTCGCAACTTAACGTCGAGCGCGGACCGCTGGGCGCAAAGCGTGCCTGCCGACGCGCGTCACGCGTCTTGTGCAGTCGCGATTCTCGATGCGATGGCTCAGGCGGATTCGACCCTCGGCCAGGTCAATATCCAAGGCGGGTTTGAGCGCAAATGGATGTTCTGTGCGCTGGCGTTAGCACATCTAAAGATCGTTTCTGCTGAAGAATACAGCGAAGCCGCGCAAGACCGCGTGCGCACCTGGTTCGCGCGCTATCTGCCGCACTTGCGCGAAACCTACGACAAGCCGCCGGGGCGTGGACCTGCCCCTTCGATGCAGCTCAACAACCACGCGACCTGGGCTGGGATCTGCGCGATGGCGCTGGCGCTCGCCGTCGGCGACGAAGCGACCTGGCACTGGGGAATTTCGCGCATTCGCCTGACGCTTGACCAGGTCGATGCGCAAGGCTTCTTGCCGCTCGAAGTTCTGCGCGGTGCGAAAGCGTTGCACTATCACAGCTTCACGCTGGGGCCGCTGGCGCTGGCGGCGTTTCTGGCGCGGCCCAACGGCGTCGATCTGGCGGGTGCCGCCGACGGGCCGTTCCACCGCCTCGCCAAGCGGACGCACGATGCCTATGTGGATCCCTCGGCGTTCGAAGCGCGCACGGGCAAAACGCAGGAGCCTTTCTCCAGGTTCTACGACATGGCATGGGTCGAGATTTACGCGGGCGAATTCGCTAGGCCCGAATTCGCGGCGGCATTGGGCGACCGACGCCCGCAGTTCCAGTCTTGGCTGGGCGGTGATCTCACGCTCTGGCACGCCAAGGATCGCTAG
- a CDS encoding IscS subfamily cysteine desulfurase — MNTALKTAASDDRANAPRRPVYLDYQATTPMDPRVLEAMMPYFTEKFGNPHSRNHEYGWEAEEGVEKARQQIADLIGGDEREIVFTSGATESNNLAISGVARFYKDQRDHIVTLVTEHKCVLDTCRHLEQEGFKVTYLPVLQNGLVDLAALEAAITERTVIVSIMAANNEIGVIQPLAEIGALCRKKGAFFHTDCAQAFGKIPLDVEAMKIDLMSISGHKIYGPKGIGALFVRRRPRVRLQAMIHGGGQERGMRSGTLPTPLCVGLGKAAELAKNEMAAEATRMKALRDRFMATINAKLPEVFLNGDLENRLPSNLNLSFAYVEGEGLMMGIKDLSVSSGSACTSASLEPSYVLRALGVEEELAHTSLRIGFGRFTTEAEVDYAAERIIQAVSKLRAMSPLWEMAQDGIDIKSIQWAAH; from the coding sequence ATGAACACCGCCCTAAAGACCGCCGCATCCGACGACCGCGCCAACGCGCCGCGCCGCCCGGTCTATCTCGACTACCAGGCGACGACGCCGATGGATCCGCGCGTGCTCGAAGCGATGATGCCGTATTTCACCGAGAAATTCGGCAACCCGCACAGCCGCAACCACGAATACGGCTGGGAAGCCGAAGAGGGCGTTGAAAAAGCGCGCCAGCAGATCGCCGATCTCATCGGCGGCGACGAGCGCGAGATCGTGTTCACGTCGGGTGCGACCGAGTCGAACAATCTTGCGATCAGCGGTGTCGCGCGCTTCTACAAGGACCAGCGCGACCATATCGTGACCCTCGTGACCGAGCACAAATGCGTGCTCGACACGTGCCGCCATCTCGAACAGGAAGGCTTCAAGGTCACGTATCTGCCCGTGCTGCAGAACGGGCTCGTCGATCTCGCGGCGCTCGAAGCCGCGATCACCGAGCGCACGGTCATCGTCTCGATCATGGCCGCCAACAACGAGATCGGCGTGATTCAGCCGCTCGCCGAAATCGGCGCCTTGTGCCGCAAGAAGGGTGCCTTCTTCCACACCGACTGCGCGCAGGCCTTCGGCAAGATCCCGCTCGACGTGGAAGCCATGAAGATCGATCTCATGTCGATCTCGGGCCACAAGATCTACGGGCCCAAGGGGATCGGTGCTTTGTTCGTGCGTCGCCGGCCGCGCGTGCGCCTGCAGGCGATGATCCATGGCGGCGGCCAGGAGCGCGGCATGCGCTCAGGCACCCTGCCAACGCCGTTGTGCGTGGGTCTCGGCAAAGCCGCCGAGCTTGCGAAGAACGAAATGGCGGCCGAAGCCACGCGCATGAAAGCGCTGCGCGACCGTTTCATGGCCACGATCAACGCCAAGCTGCCCGAAGTGTTCCTGAACGGCGATCTCGAAAACCGCCTGCCGAGCAATCTCAACCTCTCCTTCGCCTATGTCGAAGGCGAGGGGCTGATGATGGGCATCAAGGATCTCTCGGTCTCGTCGGGCTCGGCTTGCACGTCGGCGTCGCTCGAACCCAGCTACGTGCTGCGGGCCCTTGGCGTGGAAGAGGAGCTGGCGCATACGAGCCTGCGCATCGGCTTCGGGCGTTTCACGACGGAAGCCGAGGTCGACTACGCGGCCGAGCGCATCATCCAGGCCGTGTCGAAACTGCGTGCCATGAGCCCGCTTTGGGAGATGGCGCAGGACGGCATCGACATCAAATCCATCCAATGGGCAGCGCACTGA
- a CDS encoding Rrf2 family transcriptional regulator, which yields MKLSTKGRYAVMAMVDLANASKGQPVALADIAERQEISLSYLEQLFAKLRRSGLVRSVRGPGGGYLLAHASEATRVADIIMAVDEPIRATRCASHSPVGCRVDKSRCLTHDLWEELGNQIHHYLSRVSLADVCARRVGGTAGNLPSPGQACGEMAAAE from the coding sequence ATGAAACTCAGCACCAAAGGGCGCTATGCGGTGATGGCGATGGTCGATCTGGCCAATGCCAGCAAGGGCCAGCCCGTTGCCCTTGCCGACATTGCCGAGCGGCAGGAAATCTCGCTGTCCTATCTCGAGCAGCTGTTCGCCAAGCTGCGGCGCAGCGGGCTCGTGCGCTCGGTGCGCGGGCCCGGCGGGGGCTATCTGCTGGCGCATGCCAGCGAAGCCACGCGCGTTGCCGACATCATCATGGCCGTCGACGAGCCGATCCGTGCGACGCGCTGCGCTTCGCACTCGCCGGTCGGCTGCCGCGTCGACAAGAGCCGGTGCCTGACCCACGATCTGTGGGAAGAGCTCGGCAACCAGATTCACCATTATTTGTCGCGCGTGAGCCTCGCCGACGTGTGCGCACGCCGCGTGGGCGGTACGGCCGGCAATCTGCCGAGCCCTGGGCAAGCTTGCGGCGAGATGGCTGCCGCCGAATGA
- the iscU gene encoding Fe-S cluster assembly scaffold IscU, translating to MAYSEKLIDHFENPRNVGAFDKGDDSVGTGLVGAPACGDVMKLQIKVGPDGIIEDAKFKTFGCGSAIASSSLVTEWVKGKTVDEAATIKNTDIAKHLALPPVKIHCSVLAEDAIKAAIEDYRKKHA from the coding sequence ATGGCCTACAGCGAAAAACTGATCGATCATTTCGAAAATCCGCGCAATGTCGGCGCTTTCGACAAGGGCGACGACAGCGTGGGCACGGGCCTTGTGGGCGCCCCCGCCTGCGGCGACGTGATGAAGCTGCAGATCAAGGTCGGTCCCGACGGCATCATCGAAGACGCCAAGTTCAAGACCTTCGGCTGCGGCTCGGCGATCGCGTCGTCGTCGCTCGTGACCGAATGGGTCAAGGGCAAGACGGTCGACGAAGCCGCGACGATCAAGAACACCGACATCGCCAAGCATCTCGCTTTGCCGCCGGTGAAAATCCACTGCTCGGTGCTGGCCGAAGACGCGATCAAGGCCGCGATCGAGGATTACCGCAAGAAGCACGCCTAA
- the tyrS gene encoding tyrosine--tRNA ligase — protein sequence MTEPKSDFLREAKARGFVHQITDEAALDARLASGTPQVAYIGFDATADSLHAGSLVQIMLLRLFQRTGHRPLVLMGGGTTKIGDPSGKDTARKLLTEADIAANIVGIRRIFDKFLVFGETQALSADNAEWLDTLAYIPLLRDVGRHFSVNRMLTMDSVKTRLERDQPLSFLEFNYMVLQSYDFVELAKRYGVALQMGGSDQWGNIVMGAELGRRMAGLDLFGLTTPLLTTASGGKMGKTADGAVWLNKERLSPFQYYQYWRNTEDADVTRFLKLFTDLPLSEIAKLEKLAGAEINEAKKILAFEATKLCHGGDAATQAAETARQTFEQGGSSEGLPTVAVPQAELAAGIPILDLLVRANLATSKSEARRLVQGKGAKLNDAIVEDDTLRVTADALSQDGTLKLTAGKKRHALVKLG from the coding sequence ATGACAGAGCCCAAATCCGACTTCCTGCGCGAGGCCAAGGCCCGCGGCTTCGTGCACCAGATCACCGACGAGGCCGCCCTCGATGCGCGGCTTGCGAGCGGCACGCCGCAGGTCGCCTATATCGGCTTCGACGCGACGGCCGACTCGCTGCACGCAGGCAGCCTCGTGCAGATCATGCTGCTGCGCCTGTTCCAGCGCACGGGCCATCGCCCGCTGGTGCTGATGGGCGGCGGCACCACCAAGATCGGCGATCCGTCGGGCAAAGACACCGCGCGCAAATTGCTGACCGAGGCGGACATCGCCGCCAACATCGTCGGCATAAGGCGCATCTTCGACAAGTTCCTCGTCTTCGGCGAAACCCAAGCGCTGTCGGCCGACAATGCCGAATGGCTCGACACGCTTGCGTACATCCCGCTGCTGCGCGACGTCGGCCGGCATTTTTCGGTCAACCGCATGCTGACGATGGACTCGGTCAAGACGCGGCTCGAGCGCGACCAGCCGCTGTCGTTCCTGGAATTCAACTACATGGTGCTGCAGAGCTACGACTTCGTCGAGCTTGCCAAGCGCTACGGCGTGGCCCTGCAAATGGGCGGCTCGGACCAGTGGGGCAACATCGTGATGGGCGCCGAGCTCGGCCGCCGCATGGCGGGCCTCGATCTGTTCGGCCTTACCACGCCGCTGCTGACGACCGCCTCGGGCGGCAAGATGGGCAAGACCGCCGACGGGGCGGTGTGGCTCAACAAAGAGCGCCTGTCGCCGTTCCAATATTACCAATACTGGCGCAACACCGAAGACGCCGACGTGACGCGCTTCCTGAAGCTATTCACCGACCTGCCGCTATCGGAAATCGCGAAACTCGAAAAGCTTGCCGGTGCGGAGATCAACGAAGCCAAAAAGATCCTGGCCTTCGAAGCGACGAAACTCTGCCACGGCGGCGACGCGGCCACCCAAGCGGCCGAGACCGCACGCCAAACCTTCGAACAAGGTGGCTCAAGCGAAGGCCTGCCGACGGTCGCGGTCCCGCAAGCCGAACTCGCGGCGGGAATCCCGATCTTGGACCTATTGGTGCGCGCGAACCTCGCAACGTCGAAAAGCGAAGCCCGCCGCCTCGTGCAAGGCAAGGGTGCCAAACTCAACGACGCGATCGTCGAAGACGACACGCTGCGCGTGACGGCAGACGCGCTGTCGCAAGACGGCACGCTCAAACTGACGGCCGGCAAGAAGCGGCATGCGTTGGTGAAGCTCGGCTGA
- a CDS encoding iron-sulfur cluster assembly accessory protein, with the protein MSEPTAAPVAAAAPPKRSPRVRPPPITVTEAAVERVRALLDKRGKPSFGVRVGVRTRGCSGMTYTLEYADDKGPADEVVEPAQDIKILIDPKASMFVFGTEMDFVEEKLQSGFVFRNPNEKGRCGCGESFHI; encoded by the coding sequence ATGAGCGAACCCACCGCCGCCCCCGTTGCTGCCGCCGCACCGCCCAAGCGCAGCCCCCGCGTGCGCCCGCCGCCGATTACGGTAACCGAGGCGGCGGTGGAACGCGTGCGTGCGTTGCTCGATAAGCGCGGCAAGCCGTCGTTCGGCGTGCGCGTGGGCGTGCGCACGCGCGGCTGTTCGGGCATGACCTACACGCTCGAATATGCCGACGACAAAGGTCCGGCGGACGAGGTGGTGGAACCCGCCCAGGACATCAAAATCCTGATCGATCCGAAAGCCTCGATGTTCGTGTTCGGCACCGAGATGGATTTCGTCGAGGAAAAGCTGCAGTCGGGTTTCGTGTTCCGCAATCCGAACGAAAAAGGCCGCTGCGGCTGCGGCGAAAGCTTCCACATCTAA